The Luteolibacter flavescens genomic sequence TTGGCGGACTTTTCCCATGTGAAGCTTCCGGACGCCGCAAAGCTCCCCGCGACACCGATGAATCAGGCCGCGGACATCGATCTGCCGCTCGTCGTCGGGCGGTCGAGCTATGACTGGGTGCGCGGCTGGATTCAGGAAAAGAACCAGCTTCCGCCGAAGGAAGCCGTTCGCATCGAGGAGCTTGCCAATGCTTTCCCGCTTCCGCCGGAAGAGGAGACGGAGTCCTTCGCTGGCCTGAAAGTCGCCTGCGTCTCGATGCCCTCGCGACTGACGGGCGAGGGACGTCTGGTGGGCGTCCAGATCGCCAATGAGTCGAATCAGGCGCGGCGTGTTTCGTGGGCCTTCCGTCCGGCGGCCGGTTCGCGCGGCGGGCTGGTCCGTGTGCTTGCATCGACAGGTGGAGCGGCGTCCGTGCCCTCGACCCTGCCCGCAGGCAATCGCACCTTGGTCCTCATCGAGCTGACCTCTGCCGCAGGAGAAGAAGTCGGCGACTTGGTCGTCGCTGCGGATGGCCGCAGCCGCCGTATCCCCGCCGTGGAGACGAAGGCACCGAGCCTTGAGCAGGCCGGGCTGGTCGCGGCTTTTGGCATCTGGCTGCGGGGCGAGGGGGTCGATGACACCCGGCTGCGCAGGATTCTGGTCGCTGCGGAGGAGAATCCTGACCCGCGGTCCGCCGAAATCCGGCAGCTTGTGGGCAAAGCCCTCGACATCGCTTCCTCGGGACGTTGACGAGCGGGCACGGGCTGACTTGAGTCGTGCCGTGTCCCGCATCAGCATCCCCGAATACGCCATGGCGCTGGCCCATGTGGCCAGCATGCGCTCGGAAGACCCGTACCGGAAGGTGGGTGCCGCAGCGCTCGATTTCGACAACCGCGTGATCGGCACGGCCTACAATGGCCTCGCTCCGGGATTCAATGCTCCTCCCGGATTTTGGGACGACCGCGAGGCCCGGCAGAAATTCATGCTCCACGCCGAGGTGAATCTCTGCAGCCTCTTCCGCCGCGGTGAGGCCAAGATCATCGCCACCACGACCATGCCCTGCACGGCCTGCATGCAGACCCTGTGCGCCTATGGCATCAAGGAGAT encodes the following:
- a CDS encoding VWA domain-containing protein — translated: MNLHPDDPRLSAWVLGELPADEADAVASAVAADPQLQAAVTELQGVCDFLGGTFAAPSLRPEQREAVRQAGRSTVIEFPAPKKKAGFQQWHALLATAAVITLGVFLASQMGQERGADSGMAKLSPPEAGDAPSIRPTVGKGDAQGGSRHVHGIDDASSTALADFSHVKLPDAAKLPATPMNQAADIDLPLVVGRSSYDWVRGWIQEKNQLPPKEAVRIEELANAFPLPPEEETESFAGLKVACVSMPSRLTGEGRLVGVQIANESNQARRVSWAFRPAAGSRGGLVRVLASTGGAASVPSTLPAGNRTLVLIELTSAAGEEVGDLVVAADGRSRRIPAVETKAPSLEQAGLVAAFGIWLRGEGVDDTRLRRILVAAEENPDPRSAEIRQLVGKALDIASSGR
- a CDS encoding deoxycytidylate deaminase, translated to MSRISIPEYAMALAHVASMRSEDPYRKVGAAALDFDNRVIGTAYNGLAPGFNAPPGFWDDREARQKFMLHAEVNLCSLFRRGEAKIIATTTMPCTACMQTLCAYGIKEIYYRDIYHASDAPEIARLYSVKLEQVEFTPFDGTVGPVA